A genome region from Haloarcula rubripromontorii includes the following:
- a CDS encoding protein sorting system archaetidylserine synthase (This PssA-like phosphatidyltransferase, along with a PssD-like decarboxylase, is required in Haloarchaea for the archaeosortase ArtA to replace the PGF-CTERM sorting signal with a C-terminal lipid anchor.), which yields MGFEVRRRLSVADTVTLFNAVVGFVAGAIAFTDPQLAARLILLAVIADAIDGIVARNGDSSAVGPLLDSVTDVVSFGATPSLFLYVLLTDAYGGIEVAHPAVFVALALLASAYVVCSIVRTAFYSTYFDSPDQRPGMPNTLGSIIIATAYLSGITNPLVLSIGALALSLAMIAPFDYPKPGPKHAIPMGVVQAVAVVAPTAFFRAGPRAMLAIALLFFALGPWVYPGE from the coding sequence ATGGGCTTCGAGGTACGCCGACGACTCAGTGTCGCCGACACGGTGACGTTGTTCAACGCCGTCGTCGGGTTCGTCGCCGGAGCCATCGCCTTTACCGACCCGCAGCTGGCCGCTCGCCTCATTCTGCTGGCGGTCATCGCCGACGCAATCGACGGCATCGTCGCCCGGAACGGCGACAGTTCGGCGGTCGGCCCGCTGCTAGACTCCGTGACCGACGTGGTTTCGTTCGGTGCGACGCCGAGCCTCTTTCTCTACGTGCTGTTGACAGACGCCTACGGCGGTATCGAGGTCGCACATCCGGCCGTGTTCGTCGCTCTCGCGTTGCTCGCATCCGCGTACGTCGTCTGTTCTATCGTCCGGACCGCGTTCTATTCGACGTACTTCGATTCTCCCGACCAGCGGCCGGGTATGCCGAACACGCTCGGAAGTATCATCATCGCGACGGCGTATCTGAGCGGTATCACGAACCCGCTCGTGTTGAGTATCGGCGCGCTCGCGCTCTCGCTTGCGATGATCGCGCCCTTCGACTACCCGAAGCCGGGGCCGAAACACGCCATCCCGATGGGTGTCGTGCAGGCGGTCGCCGTCGTTGCGCCGACCGCGTTCTTCCGGGCCGGGCCACGAGCGATGCTGGCTATCGCCCTGCTGTTTTTCGCGCTTGGCCCATGGGTCTACCCCGGCGAGTAG
- a CDS encoding alpha/beta fold hydrolase yields the protein MNWVNHDGRVTAYRQAQSADTGPTALYVHGSGATHRVWGRQYAPSGPTHPAVALDLSGHGDSDEIATEAGPTTLDAYADDVVAVGRETDADVLVGNSLGGAVAQWVALERDWTPEALVLLGTGPELPVFEGLQEWLEADWDRAVEFLHERDRLFHDPDHEAASRSREQMEAVGQTVTRRDFMTCHGFDVRARLGEIDVPVLTVCGEHDKLTPRAYHETLAREVPDGEVSFVPDAAHLAMVEQAEVFNDILQEFVEDTV from the coding sequence ATGAACTGGGTCAACCACGATGGGCGAGTCACGGCGTACAGACAGGCGCAGTCTGCTGATACAGGACCGACAGCGCTGTATGTCCACGGTAGCGGCGCGACACACCGAGTCTGGGGCCGGCAGTACGCCCCATCCGGACCGACCCACCCCGCCGTCGCACTGGACCTGTCAGGGCACGGTGACTCCGACGAGATCGCCACCGAGGCCGGACCCACAACACTCGACGCCTACGCAGACGATGTGGTCGCTGTGGGGCGGGAGACGGACGCAGACGTACTGGTCGGCAATTCGCTGGGTGGCGCTGTCGCCCAGTGGGTCGCACTGGAGCGGGACTGGACGCCCGAAGCGCTGGTGCTGCTTGGAACCGGCCCTGAACTCCCGGTGTTCGAAGGGCTACAGGAGTGGCTCGAAGCCGACTGGGACCGAGCCGTTGAGTTCCTGCACGAACGGGACCGCCTGTTTCACGACCCTGACCACGAAGCCGCGTCCCGCTCGCGCGAGCAGATGGAGGCAGTCGGGCAGACAGTGACCCGCCGCGATTTCATGACCTGTCATGGCTTCGACGTGCGCGCCCGACTCGGCGAGATTGACGTCCCCGTGCTGACCGTCTGTGGCGAACACGACAAACTGACCCCGCGTGCGTATCACGAAACACTGGCCCGCGAGGTCCCCGACGGAGAGGTATCGTTCGTCCCCGACGCTGCGCACCTTGCGATGGTCGAACAGGCCGAGGTGTTCAACGACATTCTGCAGGAGTTCGTTGAAGACACAGTCTGA